In the genome of Pseudomonas sp. HS6, one region contains:
- the ftsY gene encoding signal recognition particle-docking protein FtsY — MFGSNDDKKTPAAAGEKKSLFGWLRKKPQEPVVEQPTAIPEPAPAPAPVIPVMEEAPAPVVLPIAEPVLQPVAEVEPEAPAAAELPLTPVTQPWLTLPVAEEPVALVEEAAPHVTPVIPAPVALVPEPVPVYVAEPEPVIETAPVPAEPVAVAPVAPVIEVPEPAPAPAPAPAPAPAPAPAPVVDTPVEAPRTEETKAGFFARLKQGLSKTSASIGEGMASLFLGKKAIDDELLDDLETRLLTADVGVEATSVIIQRLTQKVARKELADADALYKSLQAELAAMLKPVEQPLKIVSQNKPFVILVVGVNGAGKTTTIGKLAKKLQLEGKKVMLAAGDTFRAAAVEQLQVWGERNKIPVIAQHTGADSASVIFDAVQAAKARGIDVLIADTAGRLHTKDNLMEELKKVRRVIGKLDADAPHEVLLVLDAGTGQNAINQAKQFNQTVELTGLALTKLDGTAKGGVIFALAKQFGLPIRYIGVGEGIDDLRTFEAEPFVQALFAERERS, encoded by the coding sequence ATGTTTGGTTCCAACGACGACAAGAAGACCCCAGCTGCGGCTGGCGAGAAGAAAAGCCTGTTCGGATGGCTGCGCAAAAAGCCGCAGGAACCCGTCGTCGAACAGCCGACAGCCATTCCTGAGCCAGCCCCAGCGCCCGCTCCCGTAATACCCGTAATGGAAGAAGCGCCGGCACCGGTTGTGCTGCCGATCGCCGAACCGGTGTTGCAACCAGTGGCCGAAGTCGAGCCTGAAGCGCCGGCTGCCGCTGAACTGCCGCTGACCCCGGTCACCCAGCCATGGCTGACCTTGCCGGTGGCCGAGGAGCCGGTGGCATTGGTTGAAGAGGCTGCGCCGCATGTGACGCCGGTGATTCCTGCGCCGGTTGCTTTGGTGCCTGAGCCGGTTCCAGTTTATGTGGCTGAACCTGAGCCTGTGATTGAGACCGCGCCAGTTCCTGCCGAGCCTGTTGCGGTTGCTCCGGTTGCTCCTGTCATTGAAGTCCCCGAGCCTGCACCTGCACCTGCACCTGCACCTGCACCTGCACCTGCACCTGCACCTGCACCGGTCGTCGACACTCCGGTCGAGGCGCCTCGCACCGAAGAAACGAAGGCCGGCTTCTTCGCCCGCCTCAAGCAAGGCCTGTCCAAGACCAGTGCCAGCATCGGCGAGGGCATGGCCAGCCTGTTCCTCGGCAAGAAAGCCATTGATGACGAGTTGCTCGACGACCTCGAAACCCGTCTGCTGACCGCCGACGTCGGCGTCGAAGCCACGTCGGTGATCATCCAGCGTCTGACCCAGAAGGTCGCTCGTAAAGAGCTGGCCGACGCCGACGCGCTGTACAAGTCCCTGCAAGCCGAGTTGGCTGCAATGCTCAAACCGGTTGAGCAGCCGCTGAAAATCGTTTCGCAGAACAAGCCGTTCGTAATCCTCGTGGTCGGCGTCAACGGCGCCGGCAAGACCACCACCATCGGCAAGCTGGCGAAGAAGCTGCAACTGGAAGGCAAGAAAGTCATGCTCGCCGCCGGTGACACCTTCCGTGCCGCGGCGGTCGAGCAGTTGCAGGTCTGGGGCGAGCGCAACAAGATTCCGGTGATCGCCCAGCACACTGGCGCGGACTCGGCTTCGGTGATCTTCGACGCCGTGCAGGCCGCCAAGGCCCGTGGCATCGATGTGCTGATCGCCGACACCGCCGGTCGCCTGCACACCAAAGACAACCTGATGGAAGAACTGAAGAAGGTTCGCCGGGTGATCGGCAAGCTCGACGCCGATGCGCCGCACGAGGTGCTGCTGGTGCTCGACGCCGGCACCGGTCAGAACGCCATCAACCAGGCCAAGCAATTCAACCAGACCGTCGAACTGACCGGCCTGGCGCTGACCAAGCTCGACGGTACCGCCAAGGGCGGGGTGATTTTTGCCCTGGCCAAGCAATTCGGCCTGCCGATCCGCTACATCGGCGTCGGTGAAGGCATCGACGATCTGCGTACCTTTGAAGCCGAACCCTTTGTCCAGGCACTGTTTGCCGAGCGGGAGCGTTCATGA